In Capillimicrobium parvum, a genomic segment contains:
- a CDS encoding type I polyketide synthase, translating to MTVVRMRHWASEAFLLAGASRDELTAAVAGLRRLVERHPDAALVDLAAAADAQRPSGGARLAVVAATREDLEARLAEVARRLADPECTRIRDRAGVYFAAETGAAGGVAFLFPGEASQYPGMLADVCLHVPAAREWFDVLDRASLGTDRPPLSRLVFGPTAGDGLWAMDAGAESVTAADLALLEVVRQMGVAPQAVAGHSTGDWAALLAGGILHLDERDELAGHVAALNACYRQLRDDGALPDAALLAVGAPDPGAVTGVVEAAAGGLAIAMDNCPHQIVLCGDDDAVGQARRALEERGAVCQPLPFGRAYHTPRFDRFSEGIRGFLSGLPLGAPQLAVYSCATASPYPDDPAAIREIMAAQWREPVRFRETVEAMYAAGCRTFVEIGPSGFLTAFVRDTLRRRPHLAVAMDDPRRPGTDQLSHAAAQLAVHGVDVDLAALRAGRAHPLDGPRPASRVRVATALPLLHVDPRPPGVPGNGRPATFPEVPAVPAPADPPPTTPPAAAPAPVDPPPTTPPASAPAPPGGAHQVVEAYLATMERFLATQRDVMRAYLTGGPGAEPPSADAPPPVLAEAAPGAPDVAAAPAPAPAPATNGAAAPAPAPAPATNGAAADPAALVRRLIADRTGYPPEMLDRPLDLEADLGIDSIKRVEILAALQQETGATIDMERAGAVRTLDQIVELLPREAAEPAHAGATPAASGPDAVPDPAPAPALLGQVARSADGRRLTADRRLDLARDPYLRDHCLGGPVSATDPDLLGLPVLPLTMTVELMAEAAAALAPREHVASVERVRGHHWIALDGEETLLHIEAVRADEGAQVEVHVHEGGTCAAEAIVHLAPGPAPAPPPDAGPAGPGPSGPSPWPPDELYRHGMFHGPAFRGVAELTGIDAQAITGRLRGLPADTVPSRGLILDPVLLDAAGQLIGFWAAAQMGRGFTVFPFEIEEVRVHGEALEAGADVEARAAVAYDGGADLTADIRLTAPDGGLHAVLRGWRDLRFRLPERFFDLRLDPSATFLGDALEPAATGLPADGTAAAVLVEELPDAFLLAHGQIWMRVLAHLILGRRERAVWRDLVGSDRRRADWLRGRAAAKDAVRTLLRHRGIEAFPADVEILPGAHGAPIVHPAWPGAQGEPPVVSITHSGEVAIGAAANPAYRGVGIDVEHPRTLPEGFAETALAPDERRFDDDGDARLLTLWCMKESAAKAVGHGLGGDPHRVRVRAFDAATGTADVDVGRLTGATGAATVRAHAARAGELTIATAVRERSPS from the coding sequence ATGACCGTCGTGCGGATGCGCCACTGGGCCTCCGAGGCGTTCCTGCTCGCGGGCGCGTCGCGTGACGAGCTCACCGCCGCGGTCGCCGGCCTGCGGCGGCTCGTCGAGCGCCACCCGGATGCGGCGCTCGTCGACCTCGCCGCGGCCGCCGACGCACAGCGGCCGTCCGGCGGCGCGCGGCTCGCGGTGGTCGCGGCGACACGCGAGGACCTCGAGGCGCGGCTGGCCGAGGTGGCCCGGCGCCTCGCCGACCCCGAGTGCACGCGGATCCGCGACCGGGCCGGCGTCTACTTCGCCGCGGAGACCGGCGCGGCGGGCGGCGTCGCGTTCCTGTTTCCCGGGGAGGCGTCGCAGTACCCGGGCATGCTCGCCGACGTCTGCCTCCACGTCCCGGCGGCCCGCGAGTGGTTCGACGTCCTCGACCGCGCCTCGCTCGGCACGGACCGCCCACCGCTCAGCCGCCTGGTGTTCGGCCCCACGGCGGGCGACGGTCTCTGGGCGATGGACGCCGGTGCCGAGTCGGTCACCGCCGCAGACCTCGCGCTGCTCGAGGTCGTCCGGCAGATGGGCGTCGCGCCGCAGGCGGTCGCGGGCCACAGCACGGGCGACTGGGCCGCGCTGCTCGCCGGCGGGATCCTGCACCTGGACGAGCGCGACGAGCTCGCCGGTCACGTCGCGGCCCTCAACGCCTGCTACCGGCAGCTGCGCGACGACGGGGCGCTGCCCGACGCGGCGCTGCTCGCCGTCGGCGCGCCCGATCCCGGCGCGGTCACCGGTGTGGTGGAGGCGGCCGCCGGTGGCCTCGCGATCGCCATGGACAACTGCCCGCACCAGATCGTCCTCTGCGGCGACGACGACGCGGTGGGGCAGGCGCGGCGCGCGCTCGAGGAGCGCGGGGCCGTCTGCCAGCCGCTGCCGTTCGGGCGCGCGTACCACACGCCGCGCTTCGACCGGTTCTCGGAGGGGATCCGCGGCTTCCTCTCCGGCCTTCCGCTGGGAGCGCCGCAGCTCGCGGTGTACTCCTGCGCGACGGCGTCGCCGTACCCGGACGACCCGGCCGCGATCCGGGAGATCATGGCCGCGCAGTGGCGCGAGCCCGTGCGCTTCCGCGAGACGGTCGAGGCGATGTACGCCGCGGGCTGCCGCACGTTCGTCGAGATCGGCCCGAGCGGCTTCCTGACCGCCTTCGTGCGCGACACGCTGCGGCGGCGGCCCCACCTGGCCGTGGCCATGGACGATCCGCGCCGTCCGGGCACCGACCAGCTCAGCCATGCCGCCGCGCAGCTCGCCGTCCACGGGGTCGACGTCGACCTCGCCGCGCTGCGCGCCGGCCGCGCGCACCCGCTCGACGGTCCGCGCCCCGCCTCCCGCGTCCGGGTGGCGACGGCCCTGCCGCTGCTGCACGTCGACCCGCGGCCGCCCGGGGTGCCCGGCAACGGCCGGCCGGCCACGTTCCCGGAGGTCCCTGCCGTGCCCGCGCCCGCCGACCCGCCGCCCACCACCCCGCCCGCCGCCGCACCCGCGCCCGTCGACCCGCCGCCCACCACGCCGCCGGCCTCCGCACCCGCGCCTCCAGGGGGCGCGCACCAGGTGGTCGAGGCGTATCTCGCCACGATGGAGCGGTTCCTCGCCACCCAGCGCGACGTCATGCGCGCCTACCTCACGGGCGGGCCCGGCGCCGAGCCGCCGTCGGCGGATGCGCCGCCGCCCGTGCTCGCCGAGGCCGCGCCAGGAGCGCCCGACGTCGCGGCGGCTCCCGCTCCTGCACCGGCGCCCGCCACGAACGGCGCGGCGGCGCCCGCTCCGGCACCGGCGCCCGCCACGAACGGCGCGGCGGCGGATCCGGCGGCGCTCGTCCGCCGGCTCATCGCCGACCGCACCGGCTACCCGCCGGAGATGCTCGACCGGCCGCTGGACCTCGAGGCCGACCTGGGCATCGACTCCATCAAGCGCGTCGAGATCCTCGCCGCGCTGCAGCAGGAGACCGGCGCGACGATCGACATGGAGCGCGCCGGTGCGGTGCGCACCCTCGACCAGATCGTGGAGCTGCTGCCGCGCGAAGCGGCCGAGCCGGCGCATGCCGGCGCAACGCCAGCCGCGTCCGGCCCTGACGCCGTCCCGGACCCGGCCCCGGCGCCCGCGTTGCTGGGCCAGGTCGCGCGCTCCGCCGACGGCCGCCGCCTGACCGCCGACCGGCGCCTGGACCTCGCGCGCGACCCGTACCTGCGCGACCACTGCCTCGGCGGTCCCGTCTCGGCGACGGACCCCGACCTGCTCGGGCTGCCGGTCCTGCCGCTGACGATGACCGTCGAGCTGATGGCGGAGGCGGCCGCGGCGCTGGCCCCGCGCGAGCACGTGGCGTCCGTGGAGCGGGTCCGCGGGCACCACTGGATCGCGCTCGACGGCGAGGAGACCCTCCTGCACATCGAGGCCGTCCGGGCCGACGAGGGCGCGCAGGTGGAGGTGCACGTCCACGAGGGCGGCACGTGCGCGGCCGAGGCGATCGTGCATCTCGCCCCCGGCCCCGCGCCGGCTCCGCCGCCCGACGCCGGCCCCGCCGGGCCCGGTCCGAGCGGGCCGTCCCCCTGGCCGCCCGACGAGCTGTACCGCCACGGGATGTTCCACGGCCCCGCGTTCCGCGGCGTCGCCGAGCTCACCGGCATCGACGCACAGGCCATCACGGGCCGGCTGCGCGGCCTGCCCGCCGACACGGTCCCGTCGCGCGGTCTGATCCTCGACCCGGTGCTGCTGGATGCCGCCGGCCAGCTGATCGGGTTCTGGGCGGCCGCGCAGATGGGACGGGGATTCACCGTGTTCCCCTTCGAGATCGAGGAGGTCCGGGTCCACGGCGAAGCCCTCGAGGCGGGAGCGGACGTGGAGGCCCGGGCGGCGGTCGCCTACGACGGCGGGGCGGACCTCACCGCCGACATCCGGCTCACCGCGCCGGACGGGGGCCTGCACGCCGTGCTGCGCGGCTGGCGCGACCTGCGCTTCCGCCTGCCGGAGCGCTTCTTCGACCTTCGCCTCGACCCGAGCGCCACGTTCCTGGGCGACGCGCTGGAGCCCGCCGCGACGGGGCTGCCCGCGGACGGCACGGCCGCGGCCGTGCTGGTCGAAGAGCTGCCGGACGCCTTCCTGCTCGCCCACGGCCAGATCTGGATGCGCGTGCTCGCCCACCTGATCCTCGGCCGCCGGGAGCGCGCCGTCTGGCGCGACCTGGTGGGCAGCGACCGCCGGCGCGCCGACTGGCTGCGCGGGCGCGCCGCCGCCAAGGACGCCGTCCGCACCCTGCTGCGCCATCGCGGCATCGAGGCGTTCCCCGCCGACGTGGAGATCCTGCCGGGGGCGCACGGCGCACCGATCGTCCACCCGGCGTGGCCGGGAGCGCAGGGCGAGCCGCCGGTCGTCTCGATCACCCATTCGGGCGAGGTCGCGATCGGCGCCGCGGCGAACCCGGCCTACCGCGGGGTCGGCATCGACGTCGAGCATCCCAGGACCCTGCCGGAGGGCTTCGCCGAGACCGCCCTCGCTCCGGACGAGCGGCGGTTCGACGACGACGGCGACGCCCGCCTGCTGACCCTCTGGTGCATGAAGGAGAGCGCCGCCAAGGCGGTCGGCCACGGGCTGGGCGGAGACCCGCACCGCGTGCGCGTGCGGGCCTTCGACGCGGCCACCGGCACCGCCGACGTCGACGTCGGCCGCCTCACCGGCGCGACCGGCGCCGCGACCGTCCGCGCCCACGCGGCCCGCGCCGGAGAGCTGACCATCGCCACCGCCGTCCGAGAGAGGAGTCCCTCGTGA
- a CDS encoding beta-ketoacyl [acyl carrier protein] synthase domain-containing protein, which translates to MTVPGIAITGMACLFPQAPGPEAFWDNVLSGVSAIGEPPADWGGDLVVDPSAESDDRLPTARGGYLGDLAEFDPLALGVMPSGLDGAEPEHALALRVGWEALADAGCDADTVDGERTEVVLGRGTYVNRGFVAFLQHTFAVEQTLRVLRTLHPEHTPQELAEIKRELKAGLPPFTPETAPGLVSSVMCGRIANRLDLMGPAFVVDAACASSLIAIDVGMSDLLAGKCDRVVAGGVQVSSSFPIQLIFARLGALSRSGQLRPFSADADGTLLGEGIGMVVLRRLRDAERDGDRIYAVIRAVGTASDGRGAGVLAPRVEGEVLAMRRAYERADVAPGTVGLVEAHGTATPVGDAAELDALTRVFGENGSTPAHCALGSVKSMIGHTIPAAGAAGIIKAALALHHRVLPPTLHCESPHPALRRSAFFLNDEPRPWVHGARSPRRAAVSAFGFGGIDAHAILEEHGGSR; encoded by the coding sequence GTGACGGTGCCGGGTATCGCGATCACCGGCATGGCCTGCCTGTTCCCCCAGGCGCCCGGCCCGGAGGCGTTCTGGGACAACGTGCTCTCCGGGGTCAGCGCCATCGGCGAGCCACCCGCCGACTGGGGCGGCGACCTCGTCGTCGACCCGAGCGCGGAGTCCGACGACCGGCTGCCCACCGCGCGCGGCGGCTACCTGGGCGACCTGGCCGAGTTCGACCCGCTGGCGCTGGGCGTCATGCCGAGCGGCCTCGACGGCGCCGAGCCCGAGCATGCGCTGGCCCTGCGGGTCGGCTGGGAGGCGCTCGCCGACGCCGGGTGCGACGCGGACACCGTGGACGGCGAGCGCACCGAGGTCGTGCTCGGGCGCGGCACGTACGTCAACCGCGGGTTCGTCGCCTTCCTACAGCACACGTTCGCCGTCGAGCAGACGCTGCGCGTGCTGCGGACCCTGCACCCGGAGCACACGCCGCAGGAGCTCGCCGAGATCAAGCGCGAGCTCAAGGCGGGCCTGCCGCCGTTCACGCCCGAGACCGCCCCGGGCCTCGTCTCGAGCGTCATGTGCGGGCGGATCGCCAACCGCCTCGATCTGATGGGGCCGGCCTTCGTCGTGGACGCCGCGTGCGCCTCGTCCCTCATCGCGATCGACGTCGGCATGAGCGACCTTCTCGCGGGCAAGTGCGACCGCGTCGTCGCCGGCGGCGTGCAGGTCTCGAGCAGCTTCCCGATCCAGCTCATCTTCGCGCGGCTCGGCGCGCTGTCGCGCTCGGGGCAGCTGCGGCCGTTCAGCGCGGACGCCGACGGCACCCTGCTCGGCGAGGGCATCGGGATGGTCGTCCTGCGCCGCCTCCGGGACGCCGAGCGCGACGGCGATCGCATCTACGCGGTCATCCGCGCCGTCGGCACGGCCAGCGACGGGCGCGGGGCGGGTGTGCTCGCTCCTCGCGTCGAGGGCGAGGTGCTCGCCATGCGCCGCGCCTACGAGCGCGCGGACGTCGCGCCCGGAACCGTCGGCCTCGTCGAGGCGCACGGCACCGCCACGCCGGTCGGCGACGCGGCCGAGCTCGACGCGCTCACCCGGGTCTTCGGCGAGAACGGCAGCACCCCGGCGCACTGCGCCCTCGGCTCGGTGAAGTCCATGATCGGGCACACGATCCCGGCCGCCGGCGCCGCCGGCATCATCAAGGCGGCGCTGGCCCTGCACCACCGCGTCCTGCCGCCGACGCTGCACTGCGAGTCGCCCCACCCGGCCCTGCGGCGCTCGGCGTTCTTCCTCAACGACGAGCCGCGTCCGTGGGTGCACGGCGCGCGGTCGCCCCGGCGCGCGGCCGTGAGCGCCTTCGGCTTCGGCGGCATCGACGCGCACGCGATCCTCGAGGAGCACGGGGGGTCGCGATGA